The following nucleotide sequence is from SAR202 cluster bacterium.
TGTCGACTCGCACGATAACGCTCTCGTTAAGCTGCGAACGAAGCCGCCGTTCGTGCTCCAGCGCCCGCGGCGAGTTCGCGATGCTCATAATCTCGTCCACATTGACAGATATCGGGTAATGCCGGACCCGGCACTGCCGGTCCTTAAACACTACGTTCTGATTGTTATGGTCAACCCTGGCTTCATCCAGGAACTCCTCGCTGCAGTTCAGGAAGTTCCGCACGTCCTGCGGGGACTGAAAGCCCAGGATGTCGGCGGAAAGCATGCTGTCCCAAATCTCCCGTCGCATGTACTCAGGCAGCAGCTTCCAGTACCGCTCGGCGGGCCAGGGTATATGAGTAAAGTGATGGACTATCGCCTCTGGCAGCTTCGCCTTAATAAAGCCGGGCGTCAGGTACAAATGATAATCGTGAGTCATCACCAGCGGCGGCCGGGAGTCCAGCTGCGCCTCCTCCACCACCGCCTGGGCAAAGGCCTGGTTTACCGGCACATACCCGTCCGACCAGGAATCGTGAATGCTTGCGTCCAGGTTGGGGTTGTAAGGCGAATTCCACATGTAGTGCTGCAGGAACCACAATAGCGGGTTGCAGAAGATGTTGTAATACTTATGATAGATGCGCCGGGGCGTCGACACGTACCGCACATAAGTCCTCTGGCCCGGCAGCGTCGACTTGACCCGCTCTCCCTGCTTCTCTTCCGCCACCCTCCTGTCCCCTTCGCCCATGGCGCTGGCCACCCACGTGAACTCCAGAATCTGCGTCAGCGAGCTAAGGGCGGTGACGACTCCACCGCTGCCCCGGCGAGGCTCCAGCCGCCCGTCCGGCGATGCGTGGTGCTCTATGGGTCCGCGGTTGCTGGCGATGATAAGCGGGCGCTTTGAAAGAACAGAGTCACTCAACTCCCTCAACTTCGACTGTTGGGCTGACTCCTGTCCTGTATCCATAACGCCCCGCAAGGCTGTAAAGTGGTACTTCGCCCCGGCGGCAGAGGACTAGCTCAGAGCCTGGGAAAGTTCAAATCACGGCCACTCTAGCACCCCCCCAATACCTTGTCAATTAAGGCCGTTTACGCCTGGCTAGCGCAGCTTCGCGCTCTGCCTCAGGGCCCTCAAAAAGCTTGCCGTGGAGGCTAATTTTTCTACGTACACTTATGCCATTCTCTTTTACTTGGCTAGCTATTATGGCTCTCGTCATATAGCCTTCAGGGTCGGCTCGATTCCCGTCTCATCACACTAAAGCAAAGCATCTGAAGTCTCACCTCAGGTCCCCCTTCTTCTCCTATTGAAAAGGAGAAGAAGGGGCTAGAGCCAGCCCTGAGCTTGTCGAAGGGGGATGATGAGGTGAGCCTTAATTATTCCTTCCCCTTCCAGCAGGCGATTCCTGAGTCCCGATGTATCGGGAAAGGGGCTGCAAGCTCGCCGTGGCGAGATAAAGGGGATGGTATCCCATACCGCGACAGAGGCTGCGCCCATTAAGCTCAATGCCAAAGAGCGTACCCGCCATTTCCTCAAAAATTCGTGCCTGACCAGCTTCACCCCAAACTCTTGACACGCTTGTATAAACGGCATATACTCTCTTGTGGACTCTCGCGAGGGAGTCCGAATGTGTCCTTTACACCTTAACAATTGGATAGTGGAAGGAAGGTAAGGTAAATCGCCAGAGAGTTTGATCCTGGCTCAGGGTGAACGCTGGCGGCGCGTTTAATGCATGCAAGTCGAGCGAGAAGCAGGGGGCAACCCCCGCGGACAGCGGCAAACGGCTGAGTAACACGTGAGTAACCTGTCCTTGAGTGGGGTATAACCCCGGGAGACCGGAGCTAATACCGCATGAGCTCTCCTGGCCCTGGTCAGGAGAGGAAAGCCGCAAGGCGCTCTTGGAGGGGCTCGCGTCCTATCAGGTAGTTGGTGAGGTAACGGCTCACCAAGCCTAAGACGGGTAACTGGTCTGAGAAGACGACCAGTCAGAGGGAGACTGAGACACGGCTCCCACTCCTACGGGAGGCAGCAGCAAAGAATCTTGGGCAATGGGCGAAAGCCTGACCCAGCGACGCCGCGTGGAGGATGAAGGCCTTAGGGTTGTAAACTCCTTTTTCAGGGGAAGAGTTAGGACGGTACCCTGAGAATAAGCCCCGGCCAACTACGTGCCAGCAGCCGCGGTAATACGTAGGGGGCAAGCGTTACCCGGATTTACTGGGCGTAAAGAGCGCGT
It contains:
- a CDS encoding trehalose-6-phosphate synthase — encoded protein: MDTGQESAQQSKLRELSDSVLSKRPLIIASNRGPIEHHASPDGRLEPRRGSGGVVTALSSLTQILEFTWVASAMGEGDRRVAEEKQGERVKSTLPGQRTYVRYVSTPRRIYHKYYNIFCNPLLWFLQHYMWNSPYNPNLDASIHDSWSDGYVPVNQAFAQAVVEEAQLDSRPPLVMTHDYHLYLTPGFIKAKLPEAIVHHFTHIPWPAERYWKLLPEYMRREIWDSMLSADILGFQSPQDVRNFLNCSEEFLDEARVDHNNQNVVFKDRQCRVRHYPISVNVDEIMSIANSPRALEHERRLRSQLNESVIVRVDRAEPSKNIVRGFRAFGLLLQRYPELQGKVTFLAFLVPSRTHIRQYQRYMEEVQRVIDEINATFGTGEWKPIRPFLENNYTQALAGMKLYDVLLVNSVIDGMNLVAKEGPLVNTKDGVLVLSDTTGAHEQLRQGALTVSPADVEGTMLALYKALTMGQEERKRRSQTLAEAIKREDIGHWLCRQIEDLAELV